A region from the Nostoc sp. HK-01 genome encodes:
- a CDS encoding DNA-directed RNA polymerase, beta subunit RpoB produces the protein MNNDKYLEPAFLLPDLIEIQRSSFRWFLEEGLIEELNSFSPITDYTGKLELHFLGHNYKLKEPKYSVEEAKRRDSTYAVQMYVPTRLLNKETGDIKEQEVFIGDLPLMTDRGTFIINGAERVIVNQIVRSPGVYYKSEIDKNGRRTYSASLIPNRGAWLKFETDRNDLVWVRIDKTRKLSAQVLLKALGLSDNEIFDALRHPEYFQKTIEKEGQFSEEEALMELYRKLRPGEPPTVLGGQQLLDSRFFDPKRYDLGRVGRYKLNKKLRLSVPDTMRVLTPGDILSAVDYLINLEYDIGSIDDIDHLGNRRVRSVGELLQNQVRVGLNRLERIIRERMTVSDAEVLTPASLVNPKPLVAAIKEFFGSSQLSQFMDQTNPLAELTHKRRLSALGPGGLTRERAGFAVRDIHPSHYGRICPIETPEGPNAGLIGSLATHARVNQYGFLETPFRPVENARVRFDLAPVYMTADEEDDLRVAPGDIPVDENGYIIGPQVPVRYRQEFSTTTPEQVDYVAVSPVQIVSVATSMIPFLEHDDANRALMGSNMQRQAVPLLKPERPLVGTGLEAQGARDSGMVIVSRTDGDVTYVDATEIRVRPKPNAPEIRYTVSKYQRSNQDTCLNQKPLVRMGERVVAGQVLADGSSTEGGELALGQNIVVAYMPWEGYNYEDAILISERLVQDDVYTSIHIEKYEIEARQTKLGPEEITREIPNVGEDALRQLDEQGIIRIGAWVESGDILVGKVTPKGESDQPPEEKLLRAIFGEKARDVRDNSLRVPNGEKGRVVDVRLFTREQGDELPPGANMVVRVYVAQKRKIQVGDKMAGRHGNKGIISRILPLEDMPYLPDGSPVDIVLNPLGVPSRMNVGQVFECLLGWAGHTLGVRFKIVPFDEMYGEESSRRIVHGKLQEARDETGRDWVYNPDDPGKIMVFDGRTGEPFDRPVTVGVAYMLKLVHLVDDKIHARSTGPYSLVTQQPLGGKAQQGGQRFGEMEVWALEAFGAAYTLQELLTVKSDDMQGRNEALNAIVKGKAIPRPGTPESFKVLMRELQSLGLDIAVHKVETQADGSSLDVEVDLMADQAARRTPPRPTYESLSRESLEDDE, from the coding sequence ATGAATAACGACAAATATCTGGAACCCGCCTTTTTGTTGCCCGACTTGATTGAAATTCAGCGATCAAGCTTTCGCTGGTTTTTAGAAGAAGGGTTGATAGAAGAACTGAACTCCTTTAGTCCTATTACAGACTATACAGGTAAACTCGAACTGCATTTTTTAGGACATAACTATAAACTGAAGGAGCCAAAATACAGCGTTGAGGAAGCAAAACGGCGAGATAGTACTTATGCAGTGCAGATGTATGTCCCTACACGCCTGTTGAACAAAGAAACAGGGGACATTAAAGAACAAGAAGTATTTATTGGTGATTTGCCGTTAATGACCGATCGCGGCACGTTCATTATTAACGGAGCCGAACGGGTAATTGTCAACCAAATTGTGCGATCGCCTGGAGTTTACTACAAATCAGAAATCGACAAAAACGGGCGACGGACTTATTCAGCCAGTCTCATTCCTAACCGGGGAGCATGGCTAAAATTTGAAACAGACCGTAATGACTTGGTGTGGGTAAGAATCGATAAAACCCGCAAACTTTCAGCCCAGGTACTGCTGAAAGCTTTGGGGTTATCCGATAACGAAATTTTTGATGCCCTGCGCCACCCAGAATATTTCCAAAAAACCATCGAAAAAGAAGGGCAATTCTCAGAAGAAGAAGCCCTGATGGAGTTGTATCGTAAACTCCGTCCCGGTGAACCACCAACCGTATTAGGTGGACAACAACTCCTAGACTCCCGGTTCTTCGATCCCAAACGCTATGACTTGGGTCGTGTTGGTCGATATAAACTCAACAAAAAACTCCGGTTGTCAGTTCCTGACACCATGCGTGTCCTGACTCCTGGCGATATTTTGTCAGCAGTCGATTACCTGATCAACCTAGAATATGACATCGGTAGCATAGATGACATCGACCACTTAGGTAATCGCCGTGTCAGAAGTGTGGGCGAATTACTGCAAAACCAAGTAAGAGTTGGCTTAAACCGCTTAGAACGGATTATCCGCGAACGGATGACTGTATCTGATGCCGAAGTTTTGACACCAGCATCTTTGGTTAACCCCAAACCATTAGTCGCAGCCATCAAAGAATTCTTTGGTTCCAGCCAATTAAGTCAGTTCATGGATCAAACCAATCCTCTGGCAGAACTGACACACAAACGCCGACTTTCCGCTTTAGGCCCTGGTGGTTTGACCAGAGAACGGGCAGGGTTTGCGGTACGGGATATTCACCCCTCCCACTACGGACGGATTTGTCCCATCGAAACTCCAGAAGGCCCCAACGCTGGTTTGATTGGTTCCTTGGCGACCCATGCAAGAGTTAACCAGTACGGATTTTTAGAAACACCATTCCGACCAGTAGAAAACGCACGGGTCAGATTTGACCTAGCACCCGTGTACATGACCGCCGATGAAGAAGATGATCTGCGGGTAGCACCAGGAGATATTCCAGTTGATGAAAATGGCTACATTATTGGGCCACAAGTACCAGTCCGCTACCGTCAAGAATTCTCCACCACAACCCCAGAACAGGTAGACTACGTAGCCGTTTCCCCAGTGCAGATTGTATCTGTAGCAACCAGCATGATTCCTTTCTTGGAACATGACGATGCTAACCGAGCGCTGATGGGTTCTAACATGCAACGCCAAGCAGTACCCTTGCTCAAACCAGAGCGTCCCTTAGTCGGAACTGGTTTAGAAGCTCAAGGCGCGAGAGACTCTGGGATGGTAATTGTCTCCCGAACTGATGGGGATGTTACCTATGTAGACGCGACAGAAATTCGCGTCCGCCCCAAACCAAATGCACCAGAAATTAGATACACCGTTTCTAAATACCAACGTTCTAACCAAGATACCTGTTTAAACCAAAAACCCTTGGTCAGAATGGGTGAACGAGTTGTGGCTGGACAAGTCCTAGCAGATGGTTCCTCCACAGAAGGTGGTGAACTAGCACTAGGACAAAATATTGTCGTCGCTTATATGCCTTGGGAAGGCTACAACTACGAAGATGCAATTTTGATTTCTGAACGACTGGTACAGGATGACGTTTACACCTCAATTCACATTGAAAAATATGAAATTGAGGCTCGACAAACAAAATTAGGCCCAGAAGAAATTACCAGAGAAATTCCCAACGTCGGGGAAGATGCTTTGCGCCAGTTAGACGAACAAGGCATTATCCGGATTGGGGCATGGGTAGAATCAGGAGACATCTTAGTCGGTAAAGTTACACCTAAAGGTGAATCTGACCAACCACCAGAAGAAAAACTCTTGCGAGCCATCTTTGGTGAAAAAGCGCGGGATGTACGCGATAACTCTTTGCGTGTACCTAACGGTGAAAAAGGTCGCGTAGTTGATGTGCGCTTGTTTACCAGAGAACAAGGCGATGAACTGCCACCTGGAGCAAATATGGTAGTGCGGGTGTATGTCGCCCAAAAGCGAAAAATTCAAGTCGGAGACAAAATGGCAGGTCGCCACGGCAACAAAGGAATTATTTCCCGGATATTGCCCCTGGAAGATATGCCTTACTTACCCGATGGTTCACCCGTAGACATTGTCCTTAACCCCTTGGGCGTACCTAGCCGGATGAACGTGGGACAAGTATTTGAATGTCTGTTGGGTTGGGCTGGTCATACCTTGGGAGTGCGGTTTAAGATAGTTCCCTTCGATGAAATGTACGGCGAAGAGTCATCCCGCAGAATTGTGCATGGCAAATTGCAAGAAGCGCGGGACGAAACAGGTAGAGACTGGGTATATAACCCAGATGATCCCGGTAAAATCATGGTGTTTGACGGTCGTACAGGTGAACCCTTTGACCGACCAGTCACAGTAGGCGTGGCTTACATGCTGAAACTGGTGCATTTAGTGGATGATAAAATACACGCTCGGTCTACAGGCCCTTACTCCTTGGTTACTCAGCAACCCTTGGGTGGTAAAGCGCAACAAGGTGGTCAGCGATTTGGAGAAATGGAAGTGTGGGCATTGGAAGCCTTTGGTGCAGCCTACACCTTGCAGGAATTGCTGACAGTCAAATCCGACGATATGCAGGGACGAAATGAAGCCTTAAATGCGATCGTGAAAGGTAAGGCGATTCCTCGTCCAGGAACACCTGAATCCTTTAAGGTGTTGATGCGAGAACTGCAATCCTTGGGATTAGATATTGCTGTTCATAAAGTAGAAACCCAAGCAGACGGCAGTTCTTTAGACGTAGAAGTCGATTTAATGGCAGACCAAGCCGCCAGACGCACACCACCACGACCTACTTACGAATCTCTTTCCCGTGAATCATTGGAAGACGACGAGTAA
- a CDS encoding DNA-directed RNA polymerase subunit gamma has translation MRSAQTNQFDYVKIGLASPERIRQWGERTLPNGQLVGEVTKPETINYRTLKPEMDGLFCERIFGPAKDWECHCGKYKRVRHRGIVCERCGVEVTESRVRRHRMGYIKLAAPVAHVWYLKGIPSYIAILLDMPLRDVEQIVYFNSYVVLSPGNAETLTYKQLLSEDQWLEIEDQIYSEDSTLQGVEVGIGAEALLRLLADINLEQEAESLREEISTAKGQKRAKLIKRLRVIDNFIATGSKPEWMVMTVIPVIPPDLRPMVQLDGGRFATSDLNDLYRRVINRNNRLARLQEILAPEIIVRNEKRMLQEAVDALIDNGRRGRTVVGANNRPLKSLSDIIEGKQGRFRQNLLGKRVDYSGRSVIVVGPKLNIHQCGLPREMAIELFQPFVINRLIRSGMVNNIKAAKKLISRNDPSVWDVLEEVIEGHPVMLNRAPTLHRLGIQAFEPILVEGRAIQLHPLVCPAFNADFDGDQMAVHVPLSLESQAEARLLMLASNNILSPATGKPIITPSQDMVLGAYYLTAENPHATKGAGKYFASLEDVIMAFEQGEIDLHAYIYVRFDGELESDQPDTEPLEVTNNDDGTRTLMYKFRRVREDSQGNLISQYIRTTPGRVIYNNAIQEALAS, from the coding sequence ATGAGATCAGCCCAAACTAATCAGTTTGACTACGTAAAAATCGGCTTGGCATCACCAGAACGCATTCGGCAATGGGGCGAACGCACCCTACCCAATGGTCAATTAGTAGGTGAAGTCACCAAACCAGAAACGATTAACTACCGGACTTTGAAGCCAGAAATGGATGGCTTGTTTTGTGAGCGCATCTTTGGCCCCGCAAAGGATTGGGAATGTCACTGTGGTAAGTACAAGAGAGTCCGCCACAGAGGTATTGTTTGCGAACGCTGTGGTGTAGAAGTCACAGAATCTAGGGTGCGCCGCCATCGTATGGGGTATATCAAACTCGCAGCACCTGTAGCCCATGTCTGGTATCTCAAAGGTATTCCCAGTTATATTGCCATCCTGTTGGATATGCCTTTGCGGGATGTAGAGCAAATAGTTTATTTCAACTCGTATGTTGTTCTCAGCCCTGGCAATGCCGAAACTTTAACTTATAAGCAACTACTGAGTGAAGACCAGTGGTTGGAAATTGAAGACCAAATTTATAGCGAAGACTCTACCTTACAAGGAGTAGAGGTAGGTATTGGTGCGGAAGCACTGCTGCGCTTGTTAGCCGATATTAATTTAGAGCAAGAAGCAGAAAGTCTACGCGAAGAAATTAGTACAGCTAAAGGACAAAAACGAGCAAAACTGATTAAGCGCCTGCGGGTAATTGATAACTTCATTGCGACTGGTTCTAAACCAGAGTGGATGGTCATGACAGTTATCCCCGTGATTCCGCCTGATTTGCGCCCAATGGTGCAATTAGATGGTGGACGGTTTGCCACCAGTGACTTGAATGATTTATACAGACGGGTGATTAACCGCAACAACCGTCTAGCGCGCCTACAAGAAATTTTAGCCCCAGAAATTATTGTGCGGAACGAAAAGCGGATGCTGCAAGAAGCAGTAGATGCTTTGATTGACAACGGTCGTCGGGGTCGCACAGTAGTTGGTGCTAATAACCGACCGCTAAAATCTTTATCTGACATTATTGAGGGTAAGCAAGGACGCTTCCGGCAAAACTTGTTAGGTAAACGGGTTGACTACTCTGGACGTTCGGTAATTGTGGTGGGGCCGAAACTGAATATTCACCAGTGCGGCTTACCCAGAGAAATGGCAATTGAGCTATTTCAACCATTTGTGATCAACCGCTTGATTCGCAGCGGAATGGTGAATAACATTAAGGCTGCCAAGAAGCTGATATCGCGGAATGATCCCAGTGTTTGGGATGTACTGGAAGAGGTGATCGAAGGACACCCAGTGATGCTCAACCGCGCACCGACATTGCACCGTTTGGGGATTCAAGCCTTTGAACCAATTTTGGTGGAAGGAAGAGCAATTCAACTGCATCCATTGGTGTGTCCAGCCTTTAACGCTGACTTTGATGGAGACCAAATGGCGGTACACGTACCGCTATCTTTAGAAAGTCAGGCAGAAGCACGGTTATTGATGTTGGCTTCTAATAATATTTTGTCGCCAGCTACAGGTAAACCAATAATTACACCCAGCCAAGATATGGTATTGGGGGCATACTATTTAACCGCAGAAAATCCTCACGCTACGAAAGGTGCTGGTAAGTACTTTGCGTCCCTAGAGGATGTAATTATGGCGTTTGAGCAAGGGGAAATAGATTTACATGCCTACATCTACGTGCGGTTTGATGGTGAACTGGAGTCAGATCAACCCGATACAGAACCGTTGGAAGTAACTAATAACGATGACGGTACTCGAACATTAATGTATAAGTTCCGCCGAGTTCGAGAAGACTCCCAAGGAAATTTGATTTCTCAGTATATACGCACAACACCTGGACGTGTCATTTACAACAATGCCATTCAGGAAGCACTAGCAAGTTAA
- a CDS encoding DNA-directed RNA polymerase subunit beta': MTNEKKVFRNRVVDKGQLRNLISWAFTHYGTARTAVMADKLKDLGFRYATRAGVSISVDDLMVPPSKRSLLEAAEEEIRATEARYQRGEITEVERFQKVIDTWNGTSEALKDEVVVHFKKTNPLNSVYMMAFSGARGNISQVRQLVGMRGLMADPQGEIIDLPIKTNFREGLTVTEYIISSYGARKGLVDTALRTADSGYLTRRLVDVSQDVIVREFDCGTSRGLALQSMTEGSKTLIPLATRLMGRVVGEDIVHPTTKEVIAPRNTPISDDLAKIIQKAGVTQVVVRSPLTCEAARSVCQHCYGWSLAHAKMVDLGEAVGIIAAQSIGEPGTQLTMRTFHTGGVFTGEVAQQVRSKMAGTVKIPRKLRTRPYRTRHGEDALYVEANGILMLEPKKEGSETPVAQEIQVTQGSTLYIVDGQQVKLGQLLAEVAIGGRTTRTNTEKAVKDVATDLAGEVKFADVVAEQKTDRQGNTTTTASRGGLIWILSGEVYNLPPGAELVVNNGDRIATNGVLAETRLTSQHGGVVRLPEATPGKSTREIEIITASVVLDQAAVTVNSSQGRNNYLISTGNNQEFNLRATPGTKVQNGQVVAELIDDRYRTTTGGFLKFAGLEVQKKGKAKQGYEVVQGGTMLWIPEETHEVNKDISLLLVEDGQFVEAGSEVVKDIFCQNSGVVEVTQKNDILREVVVKPGELLMVDDPEAVIGRDNTFIQPGEELLGQTFTELRYIQYVESPEGPALLSRPVVEFAVPNTPDVPSTTSVSQQTGRSIQLRAVQRLPYKDAERVKSVEGVELLRTQLVLEIEQEGEQDHNASPLAADIELVPDLQDPDIQRLQLVILESLVIRRDIVADATQGSTQTALQVQDGQTIAPGAVVASTQILCKEGGIVRGVQKGTETVRRCLVLRHSDMISMTTASKPKVKVGDLMVEGAEITPGVFAEESGEIVDIKAAAPASAGDESALSTQNYTVTIRAGRPYRVSPGAVLQIEDGDLVQRGDNLVLLVFERAKTGDIIQGLPRIEELLEARKPKEACVLVRRAGEVKVVYGDGDEAIAVKIVESNGVVTDYPLGPGQNLIVPDGYHVAAGQPITDGPSNPHEILEIFFSLGSEDGVYACASHALQKVQTFLVNEVQLVYQSQGIDIADKHIEVIVRQMTNKVRIDDGGDTTMLPGELVELRQVEQVNEAMAITGGARAQYTPVLLGITKASLNTDSFISAASFQETTRVLTEAAIEGKSDWLRGLKENVIIGRLIPAGTGYNTYDEPGALEDYATLDTTSVLDEVDDPLDMVLDDRTARAYNLDTPSLTEGTYGSRRTGSILDEDDLILDGVHEVHDLVSDDEEDEYEEVDDDDDDFDM, translated from the coding sequence ATGACTAACGAAAAAAAAGTTTTTCGCAATCGCGTAGTTGATAAAGGTCAACTGAGAAATCTTATCTCTTGGGCGTTTACGCACTACGGGACGGCGCGAACAGCAGTGATGGCGGATAAACTGAAAGACTTAGGTTTCCGTTACGCTACTAGAGCCGGGGTATCAATCAGTGTGGATGATTTGATGGTACCACCGAGTAAGCGCAGTCTTCTAGAAGCCGCAGAAGAAGAAATTCGGGCAACAGAAGCGCGTTACCAGAGGGGAGAAATCACTGAAGTTGAACGCTTCCAAAAAGTAATTGATACTTGGAATGGTACTAGTGAAGCTCTCAAAGACGAGGTAGTTGTCCATTTCAAGAAAACTAATCCCCTCAACTCCGTGTACATGATGGCGTTTTCTGGGGCGCGGGGTAATATTTCCCAAGTCCGTCAGTTAGTGGGGATGCGGGGACTGATGGCAGATCCCCAAGGGGAAATTATTGACTTACCGATTAAAACCAACTTCCGAGAAGGTTTGACTGTCACAGAGTATATTATTTCCTCTTACGGTGCGCGTAAAGGATTGGTAGATACAGCGCTACGGACGGCTGACTCTGGTTATCTGACGCGCCGTCTGGTTGACGTATCTCAGGATGTGATTGTTCGAGAATTCGATTGCGGTACTAGCAGAGGTCTAGCTCTACAGTCGATGACAGAAGGTAGCAAAACCTTGATTCCTCTGGCAACACGCTTGATGGGACGGGTAGTGGGAGAGGATATAGTACATCCTACAACCAAAGAAGTAATAGCACCACGCAACACCCCCATTTCTGATGACTTAGCAAAAATAATTCAAAAAGCTGGGGTAACACAAGTGGTTGTGCGATCGCCCCTCACCTGTGAAGCTGCACGTTCGGTTTGTCAACACTGCTACGGCTGGAGCTTGGCTCACGCCAAAATGGTAGACTTGGGCGAAGCTGTGGGGATCATCGCTGCCCAAAGTATCGGGGAACCCGGTACTCAGCTAACCATGCGGACATTCCACACCGGGGGTGTATTCACTGGAGAAGTAGCCCAGCAAGTGCGCTCAAAAATGGCTGGGACAGTCAAGATTCCGCGCAAATTGCGGACAAGACCCTACCGTACCCGCCACGGGGAAGATGCTTTGTATGTGGAAGCTAACGGCATCTTGATGTTAGAACCCAAGAAAGAAGGTTCAGAAACTCCAGTTGCCCAAGAAATTCAAGTTACCCAAGGTTCCACACTATATATAGTTGATGGTCAACAGGTAAAACTAGGACAATTACTGGCAGAAGTCGCAATTGGTGGTCGGACAACTCGTACCAACACCGAAAAAGCGGTCAAAGATGTGGCCACTGACTTAGCCGGAGAGGTCAAATTTGCCGATGTCGTTGCTGAACAAAAAACAGACCGTCAAGGTAACACCACAACCACCGCATCACGAGGTGGTTTGATTTGGATTTTGTCTGGGGAAGTTTATAACTTGCCCCCTGGTGCAGAACTGGTCGTGAATAATGGCGATCGCATCGCCACGAACGGCGTTTTAGCCGAAACCAGGCTCACCAGTCAGCATGGTGGTGTGGTGCGTTTACCAGAAGCGACTCCTGGTAAGAGTACCAGAGAAATTGAAATCATCACGGCTTCAGTAGTATTAGACCAAGCAGCTGTTACCGTTAACAGTTCTCAAGGGCGAAACAACTACCTAATCTCCACTGGCAATAACCAGGAATTCAACCTCCGAGCCACACCAGGCACAAAAGTGCAGAATGGTCAAGTAGTAGCCGAATTAATTGATGACCGCTATCGCACTACCACTGGTGGCTTTTTGAAATTCGCCGGACTAGAAGTCCAGAAGAAAGGCAAAGCCAAACAAGGTTATGAAGTGGTACAGGGAGGCACAATGTTGTGGATTCCCGAAGAAACCCACGAGGTGAATAAAGATATCTCCTTGCTGTTAGTGGAAGATGGTCAGTTTGTCGAAGCTGGCTCGGAAGTCGTGAAAGATATCTTCTGCCAAAACAGCGGTGTAGTAGAAGTTACCCAGAAAAACGACATTCTGCGGGAAGTGGTAGTTAAACCCGGCGAACTGCTAATGGTTGATGATCCAGAAGCGGTCATTGGGCGAGATAACACCTTTATTCAGCCTGGTGAAGAATTGTTGGGACAAACCTTTACGGAATTGCGCTACATCCAGTATGTAGAATCTCCAGAAGGCCCAGCCTTGTTAAGTCGGCCTGTAGTGGAATTTGCCGTACCCAACACCCCAGATGTACCTTCCACCACATCTGTGAGTCAGCAAACCGGACGTTCAATTCAACTGCGAGCAGTACAGCGTCTACCTTACAAAGATGCGGAACGCGTCAAATCTGTAGAAGGCGTGGAACTGTTACGCACTCAACTAGTATTGGAAATTGAGCAAGAAGGTGAACAAGACCATAATGCTTCTCCTTTAGCAGCAGATATTGAATTGGTTCCTGATCTGCAAGATCCAGATATACAGCGCTTGCAGCTAGTAATTTTGGAATCGTTGGTTATTCGGCGGGATATTGTTGCTGATGCTACTCAAGGTAGTACTCAGACAGCACTGCAAGTACAAGATGGCCAAACCATTGCTCCTGGTGCTGTAGTCGCCAGTACCCAAATCTTGTGTAAAGAAGGGGGTATTGTTCGGGGTGTACAAAAAGGTACAGAAACTGTACGCCGTTGCTTAGTATTGCGTCACAGCGACATGATTTCGATGACAACTGCCTCTAAACCCAAGGTCAAAGTTGGGGATTTGATGGTAGAAGGTGCCGAAATTACTCCGGGAGTATTTGCAGAAGAATCTGGGGAAATTGTAGATATTAAAGCTGCGGCTCCAGCATCAGCTGGTGACGAATCAGCCCTCAGTACGCAGAATTATACTGTAACTATTCGTGCTGGTCGTCCCTATCGAGTCAGTCCTGGTGCAGTGTTGCAGATAGAAGACGGCGATTTAGTACAGCGCGGTGATAACTTAGTGCTGTTGGTATTTGAACGAGCTAAAACCGGAGACATCATTCAAGGTTTGCCGCGGATTGAAGAACTGCTGGAAGCTCGTAAACCAAAAGAAGCGTGCGTCTTAGTCCGCCGCGCTGGGGAAGTCAAGGTTGTTTATGGTGATGGCGATGAAGCGATCGCAGTGAAAATTGTCGAATCCAATGGTGTAGTCACCGACTATCCCCTTGGCCCTGGACAAAACTTGATAGTACCTGATGGTTATCACGTCGCCGCTGGACAACCAATCACTGACGGCCCATCTAACCCCCACGAAATCCTGGAAATCTTCTTTAGCTTGGGTTCTGAAGATGGAGTCTACGCTTGCGCCAGCCATGCTTTGCAGAAAGTGCAAACATTCTTGGTGAACGAAGTGCAATTAGTGTATCAATCTCAAGGGATTGATATTGCCGACAAACACATCGAAGTGATTGTCCGCCAGATGACCAACAAAGTGCGGATTGATGATGGTGGAGATACCACCATGCTGCCTGGAGAGTTGGTAGAATTGCGCCAAGTTGAACAAGTCAACGAAGCAATGGCGATTACAGGTGGTGCGAGAGCGCAGTATACACCAGTATTGTTGGGTATCACCAAAGCATCCTTGAACACCGACAGCTTTATCTCGGCTGCATCTTTCCAAGAAACCACCAGAGTCTTGACGGAAGCAGCAATTGAAGGGAAATCTGACTGGCTGCGGGGTCTAAAAGAGAACGTAATTATTGGACGCTTGATTCCGGCGGGTACTGGATACAATACCTATGATGAACCCGGTGCGCTCGAAGATTACGCAACTCTGGACACCACCAGCGTTCTGGATGAGGTAGATGATCCACTAGATATGGTGTTAGACGATCGCACTGCTCGTGCCTACAATTTAGATACACCTTCTCTAACCGAAGGTACTTATGGTAGCCGACGCACAGGCTCAATCTTGGATGAAGATGATTTGATTCTTGATGGAGTCCATGAAGTCCATGACCTCGTATCCGATGACGAAGAAGATGAATATGAGGAAGTTGACGATGATGATGATGATTTCGATATGTAA